The following is a genomic window from Chiloscyllium punctatum isolate Juve2018m chromosome 32, sChiPun1.3, whole genome shotgun sequence.
GGCAGGAGGTTAGTGTCAAATTACAATTTATagttactatttttaaaaaaaatagtatACATGAAACAATATTAGGTGGCACGAATTGAGCTTATATTTAACCACATAATATCAGACTCTCAGTTTGGTTAATGATACAATTTTAACTTGCCAACTTTTCAGAAATAACAACTTCAATATTGTCATCATATTTTAAACACTAGTATAAGAAGGTAAATAAAAAGTTGTAATTGGTAAATTCAGGTGAAGATTTTTATAACTGCTTGTTAACCAAACTAGTTATATTTCTCAAAACAATAGATAAAATGAAAATTCAATAATTCCAGTTATAAATTAGCTGTTTCTGCAATGCAAAGTCTAAGGAAAACAAAAGTTTAGAAGATTTATGGTTACTTGCAATTACTTCCTGAAGATGTAGATTTTTTTGAAACAATTTCAGATTATTGTTTTCAAAATAAATTAAGGTAATTTTTTTTGTCCAAAAGAAATTAATGGAATTTGACACTTTTCAAATTAAGTTTCTCGCTAACCATAGTATAAAGGACTCCTAAGCAAAATGCCACTTCAGTCTTTGGCATCTATGATGGTGAATATTCACAACATGAACAGTTTAACAATAAAGTAAATCAATAATATAAATCTGAATGGCAAAAAAAAGCTGTTGAAATCTTCACAGGAATGTCAAGTTTTAGTTCTGACAGTATAGAAATTAACTGGAACAAAACAAATTTAACCTATTAAAGTCTAAGTCAGAGCAGATCAAGTATCAGTTGAAATGTAAAGCAAAATAGTTGTAACCCAGGTCACAAGGCTTAAGTGCAAAACCTCATTATGAGGTAAACTTTTCACAAAATGCAACATTGAAACACAATTCCACACAGTGGCATTTTCAAAATGCTATTTTACCTGCTAACCTTTGGCTGGTGAACAGGATACTTGTGCATATTGAAATACCGAGCCAagtaacatccttttaaatttcaATAATATATTCAAATTTTTGCACATCTATGCTACAAAATTTGTTATGCAGAATTGTGCTGTGAAAGATTTGAATAAAAAAAGCTTTTTTTTAGTTTGTCATATAAAAACATCAAACCTACATTTAACCCACACACTTGTCTTATTAACAATTTGTTTAGTGTTTCTTAAACTTAAAATTATATGTTTACAAGAAATTCATacttttaaaaatgagataaatCCTTGTTTCCATTGGATCAAAAATATAGCTTTGATCTATTACCAGATTTTATCCATGTAGCTGCAATTAGCAAAGCTCCATATAAAGGCATGAGCCTATTTAAATTTGGGCCATAGGGAATCATGGCATTCTTCTTGGTCTATAACTTTGCCACTGAAATTTTTGTTTGAAAAAGGAAACACATAATTCCGTTCAATTTGTTCTCAACTGCTGGATTTGATAATTTATAAAATTCATAAATGATTAATGAATGTAAACAAATTTAAATTGAGTGTGATCTGTTAAAACATATTTCAGTATCAATTAGTTATTGAATTATCTTTGCATTATTTATGAACTGAAGTATTTTAATTTCTTTACATACCAGTGCATTTGTAAAAGCTTGAAGAAATGGGTTTTGAGACTTCTTCAGTTGACAGGAGAAGTAATATCTTACTCTTTTGAAAAACAAACAGCATGTGAACTGCATCTATTATTGTTAGTGTTATTAATATGCTTCACAGTTGTAGAGATCAGTAGTAGCTTGACACTTAGGAACATGCAAACTGAAAAATATACTACACAATTCAAGGTCAATTTGCAGAGAAAATATGTTAGTGATTGTATTTAATAATTATACATGGTTATAAAAACTACTGATACTACATATATGTCAGGTTACAAGTGAACCCTTCAGGAGAGGTTATTTTAACTGCATCAATGGAAAATTTGCGTAGATTAGTTCGAAATTAAGCCCCAAATGTCTGGGGCAAAGCAGAATAAAATTCCATCTTTTAGGATGCTACATAACTGCTTAGCCAGTCAACAGTTTAGGGCTAAGACATTTGATAGAAATGTGAAAAATTACTGTGTGATACAGTTATAAAAAAGGGAGACTATTTTTTTTATTACAAACCGTTTTGTGAACATTTATTTTGAATGCCATTTAATTTTTTTATCTCACACTTAGGGCACCTATTCTAAGAAAACATATTCCTTTTATAGCCTTTGGACAATTATATGTCGTTCTAAATCTATTTTAAAAGTACCAGCAGTTTATTGCACCTATTTAAATATGTGATCTTGGAATACCTACTAAAGGACAAGAATGTTATTCAATATTGAGCAGGTAATGGTCCTGGGTTGCTGGCAGGACCTAAATGCAGTTAAGGAACTATTAGGATTTTGCTAATGAAAAACTTATCAAAAATTCGTACAGAGGCCACACAAATTTGAATTACCATCAGTGGAACTAAGAGGGAAAATTATAACTTTTTTTTTGCCTTCACTGAGTCATTAGAGCATGGAATGTTTTAATATAAATGGCTTTTATAAAATATATCACTCTTTTAAAGTAAACTGGTTTGAAATGATAAACATAGGGGAATGGAGGGAAAGTGTTGAAGAATGAGTTTCGAGTAAATTGTTCTGGTTGAAAAGGCTGCATATTCACGGACTCCATGCATCAAATAACTTTTATGGCACCTCATATAGAAAAGGCAAACCAGCTATTCTGAAGTAGGTAACTATAGTTTGGGTACTTGTCCACTTAGTCAGATATGTGGTATGCACAATAAATGTAGATGATTCTTTGCATGCTGAGAGGGAAAGAGGTATCCACAGCTAAAAACTATAATGTGAATTGAAGTTCCCTTGTGTCGTAATGTCATAAGATCAATCTTCTTGAAGTGACaaaactgttttttttttaaaacaaaatatggTTAGTTAGAAAGAGGATTGCATAAATAAATTGTAAATTTGAATGTAATCCATTTCAGCACAATTGCAATGATCATTAAAAAAGCCATTACATTCTATATATTTCACTGCCAATTGTTAGCTTAAATGTTCAATCCATAATCCAATCAGGAAAAATAATCACACTTTTTGCTTCATTTCTTTTGACTGGATAAATGCAACTTTTTTTCAGATGAGTACATCTGCCAATAACAGGATAATATGCATGCATTTACCTGTCTGTTCAACATGCTAGAAAAGAACACTAATAAGAAAAATTTACTATGCAGAGATTTATACAACACACAAATTTCAGGCAACCATCCTCTTCAGTGGCATATAATTATGCTAAGAGGCTCTTGCTTTGTTCCTCAATTTACTTACCACAGCTTTACCACTGATGCTGACTACTCCCCTCACTACAATGATTTTACTTTCTTGAGAGATCATCAGCCAAAGATCGCAAGGACAAGATGGCATATACTTTTCAAAAATTCCAATGCCAGTTTGTTCAAAAACTGAACATAGTAAGTTGCTTGTCAAGAAAATTTAACATTGTCTTCTGTGAAACTAACTGCAAAGTTACAAACAGAAATAGTATGAAATATAGCCCAACTATAGGCAGCCAGCAGAAATGTAAATTCTTAAAAGAAATTTGTCTTGCCTTTCTTTCAAATTTGTCAAAGCAACAAAATTAGGGGTAAACAACACCTGTTTCAGATTTGATATCTCGTATAAATCAAGTTCCTGGCTGCAAACAAGTTGACAACACGCAACAATGCACTCATGTAAGTGAAATTTAGAAACATAGACAGATAAAATACAGAAATGCCCATTATGTTTGAAATCATAAATACATTTTTGCTTTGGCAAAAGTTTTCTTAATTTTTGATTCTATTAATCTAATTGTTTagtaaacattttattgtttccCCTGCAGTAATCAATAGAATGGCATGGTCACTTGTAAAATCTTTAAATTTAAAGTACTAAGGTAATTTCCAATTCACAAAGCTGATAAGATGATACTGCAGTATCAGGCATTTAATTTGACATTTAGATAGTCATCTTTTTGTTTTGATTTACACTGATGTTGCTTTTGGAGTACATTACCAGGTGGATTACCCCTCAAACACTTTCATCTTCTAACAGATATAGAAAGAGTATTCCactttgtaaacttttcacaTTTTCTATGTGCAAACTGTACTGCATATTTTGTATACAATACGAGTTACATAATGCAGCAGAATTATTTTGGCAACACAGCAGCTCTGGTAGCAAATGACTGGAAGTCCTAGGTTAGCTTAAAAGTAAAACTGGTTCGTCTATTTCATGGAATGGAATAGAGCTGGCTTGGCTCTCTCCAGAGTCTGAATCATAGGGGGCATCAGGTAGTTCCAAAAAACTGTAAGCTATCTGGTCATCTTCCATTTCTGATCTATCTTGGTGACTGGCATCTGAGTGTTCTTCTTCATCTATGTTATTGAAATCCTGTGGAATAAATAGCATCTCTGGGTAATTTCTGCTGACTAGGTCACTTGTCGTCTGCAGAGAAATTTTTCGAAAAGCTAGGAGATGCATGTGGGAGAACTTCACATATTTGTACCTTTTGAATCCTAAAGATTCAATGGCAGTTTTCCAGCTCTTAATCATATAAGCATGACGGTTTTGATGAGAAGAATCAGGGGTAATAATTAGGAGCAGACCATGGAGTGCAAGTAGTTCATGGGCTTTTTTACAGCAGATCCAACGTTGGTAAGGGGCAGGAAAATAAGACAGCAAAAGTGAAAAAACAACAACATGAAACAGCTCTCCCGGAAGAGAGTCAATGGGATTTTTTAGCTGCCTGAGAAAAGCATTTATTGCGTCTTGAGCAAGCTGGAGGGGCTGTTGCAGCTGAAGATTGAGGAAGTCACATTTGTATACACtctgaaaaacaaaaacaaagattATTAATTACAAGATTATTTCTTCACAGCCTAGCTATTGTGTATAAAATCTTGGTAAGGCATGTCACAAAAATATGTAACTGTCAGGTAATGAAACACAGTGTGCAATATATATTTTATGTTAACATTTAGTAATAGTCTTACTGAATGGAGAAATTCAGGTCAGATGTTCATTTTGAAGGACAATCTCTCTGCTATGATGAAAATGCCAGAAGAAGTTGGAAACCCCAAGTCCCACCACAAATAAATCATCCCCCATTTTTGTGGGAATGGTCAGTTGTTCACACGTTCCCAAAGGCATTTAAATGTTCAGCTACCTCCAACGAAATGGGATTTTTGAGTCCCTGGAGTGTGGAACCCTGAGAATGGGGATTAGACTACGTAAAAGCAGGTGCATTTCTTTTGGCAAGTTAAGGTACTGGAACAACTTTGAGGGAGGTAAGCTGCCCTTTAGTGGTGGGGGGGGTAAGACTTTAACTTGGATTGTGAAAAATAGCATGATTGCAAAAAagtgtatttttaaaattaatttatggGATGTGCTGGTACATAATTCAATATCAGTTCCATCTCTTGTTGGGGATGATCACTGCCTGGCATTTTTGTGCTGCAAATGTTATTTGCTACATATCCACCTCAGGCAGTTTTGTTATCCAGGACTTGCTGAGGAGTACTTCATCAGCATACATTcctacattaaaaaaaaactgttgatATGATGTTGGCCTACTTCAAATCCCTAGTTGCCCAAGTCTCCCCAAAAGGTTCAGGTGGGCACACGATTTGCTGAGTTGACATAGAGATTATAATGAACCGTCAGGTTGACTGGAAGGATAGCAGTATGAAAGATCATGGAGGGAATGTGTATAGATGGGTATGGGTAGGGTTGGCAGCATGATGGCTTAGCAGTTAGCACAGCTTCCTCATAATACCAGGTTCGAGTCCAGCCTCTggtgacggtctgtgtggagcttgcacattgtcCGCGTCTgtacgggtttcctctgggtgctcctcccacaattcaaagacgtgcaggttaggtgaattgactagAGTGttccaggatgtgtaggttagatccattagtcaggggtaaatatagagtaatagggtaggggaatgggtctgggtggattactctttggagtggacctgatgggccaaatggcctgtttccacactgtagggattctataattctatgtacTGTGTAGGTGAAGGTAGGTGGAGGGTATTTGGTGGCATGGCGGGATGAGAGCAGTGAGGGAAGGAGACAATGAATGAAGGAAGGACATTTTATATTTTAGTCTTTATACTTTGGACAGATTGCAGGCAAACCTCGGAAGGCTTTTTGCCGAACCTGCTTTGGGAATTGGCGGCCTCCTTCGCTCTTCATGGATCATTTGGTCGAACTCCCAAATCAACCTGCCACCTTGGGCTGAAAATACAAAGTGCAAGCTGTCATTTTTAAAGGGTGGGCTTTACCTGCCCCTCTGCTCCCAATCCAGGAGGTCACAAAATCAAGACCATGGTGCCAGATCATGTACGGAAAAAGGCCATAAAGAAttattaatttgaataaatgctaTTTGCAAGAATGAGCTTCTCTTGAATTTTTGTTAATGAATAGGTAATATTGAAGAATCTGAAATATCTTCTTTGGTgttccattttaatcagttaaTACATGTGCCACTCAAGCCTCAGTCTAGGTTGACAAGTGAGAGCATGGTTGAGGACAGAAAGACCTGACATATTTTTGTGATAAAAAATCATGTATTTATCATACTTTCTTATGATCAGTAGTGATTTCAAATTGACAGAATTATTAGATTTCAAGAAAGTAGCAATATTAGTTTTCTCTTTGTCTACCTTCTGTTACGGTCATATCTGTAGGTCAATCCATTTGTATAAAAAATTGCCCTCATCATTTCAACGTAGTCTGTGCGTATAATATGGGAAGAAATCCGTAAAGACAACAGAGCATGAACTTGCTGGATTATATACATGCAAAGCAAAGCACATTGTCCAAGATATCAGCCAATTCAGTCACTTCAAGACTCATGGCAGAATCTTCTGATCCTGagcagagattagattagatcgtCCCCAAATTGAGAGAAAGCCAACAATAATTAAGACTTGATGGCAAACAATTTTAGAACAAAGTTCTTTTTTAATTTTACTTGCCAGTATACGTAAATCTTAGCATATTGCAACTGTGTGTATATGCAACTCTTAGATTATCCTTCAGACAGCCATATTTAGGATGTTTAAAATAGTTGTAAAACAGGTTTTGCATTATTACAAATATTTTAAGAATGATGAATTTAGTACCTACAAATATAAAACTTCGATTAAATTTGGAATGTGTTTAAAAGTTTAAAATTAGTCTACATTAATGTTTTTACCTTCTTTCGCACTTATGAACTATAAGCTATGTAGTTCCTCGTGGTTACTTACTGCTCACCTGGATGAGCAGGTGCAGGTTGCTTTGCCAACTGACTTAGATCTACTGCTTCTGATTGCTGTTCAAATTTGTGTGGTCGTCCTCTCTTTAAATGCTTCCTAACTCACTAATACACAGCCCACAATCCCTCCCCATTCTGTTCTGGTGGAACCTCTGCAAGGAGGGCAGTTTACTCTTTAGCTGGATTGAATTTAATATTCTATTTACTAGCACCTTCGTAAGTCAGAGTGATGATCAGGGAATTCTCTGGaatttttttatttgttcatgggggATGCaagtgtcactggctagaccagcaatTATGGCCACTTCCTAGTTCCCCTAAAGAAGTGAGCTGCTTTCCTGAACTACTGAAATCCTTCCACAATGTTGTATGGAAGGGAGTTGgagcattttgacccagcaatagtgaaAGAATGGCAATACATAAAAAGATAGCTGTTTTGGGAAGTAGAACAGCTGTAAATGAAAGTGCAAAGCAACAGAAATAAAATTCTCAAATGTCAAAATagtgttttaaaaaaataatggCACTCTACTTGAATCCACATAGCATTCTCAACACGATAGTACTAATAAATGTAAAAAGATTTGATTTAATTCCTATTATGGAGGTATGGCTGCAGGATGACTATGACAAGGAAGTGAGTATTAAAGGATATTCAACATTTAGGAGGGACAAGCAAAGAGAAAATGAGGTGGGGTAGTTCTAGTAGTAAAAGATAAAATCAACTTTTCATAACAGATGATCCTTGATCAGAAGAACAGGATGTAGAATTCATTTGGGAGGAACTAAGAAACATTAATGGCAGCAAATATGGTAGGAGTGGTAATATATAGCTGCCATGTATCAGCAAATTAGAGTTGCATATAGCAAGGGAAATatagtgaggacagcagatactggagatcagagtctaaaagtgtgatgctggaaagcacagctgatcaggcagcatccaaggagcaggagagtttatgctcgaaacatcgactcctctgctcaaatgctgtctgaccggctgtgttttccagcaccacacttttcgactctgatataTAGGCTAGTTAAATCTGACAGCACCAATACTGAGAAGGCAGAATTTTTGGAATGTGTCTGATACTATTTTCTACAGCATATGTTGAAGGACTGACGAGTGTGCAAACTATCTTTGATCAATTATGTAATGAGAAAGGGCTAATTAGGAATCTCATGAAAGAACCTTTAGGGAATATTATGGTAGAATTTTTAATTAAGTTGGAAAGAGATGTAACTAAGGTCTTAAATCTAAACAAAGCCAATTATGAAGATATGTGGAGGAAATTGGCTGTGATGAGATTGAAAGAATTTATTAATTGGtttgaggccagcatttattgcccattcctaattgcattAAGACggcattaagagtcaaccacattactgtgggtctggagtcatatgtaggccataTCAGggcaggatggcagtttccttccctcaaagacatgagtgaaccagatgggttttgcctgacaattgacaatgggattcatggtcatcatgtgACGCCCAattgcagatttttattgaattcaaattccacttcaGTACAGGAGCAAATAAATTTTGCTTCAATTGTATATAGTGCTGGTCCATTTCTAAAAGAAGACATTCTTGCCATTGAAACAGTGGAGGTTCATAAGACTGAATTCTGTTAGGGGGAGACTAATTGAGGAGAATGTTTTGGaatttatttgttcatggaatgtggcatGGCTTGAGAGTATTGCTttaaaagtgatttcagggatgTGGACGACACTGGTTGGACCAGCAGTTCCTGCCAATACATaagataagctgccttcttgaactgctgcactccATTTGGTATAGGTACTACCACAATGTCAACATGTGTCCAGAAATCCCAGAGTTTCTTCATATTACCCAATGAACGCACACTGAAGTCAAGACGGTGAAATTCCATTAACTTGCCTGTGTTTCTCTTGCAGTTTCTGTTCTAATTGCAGCAGCACAATGCATTAATACTTTAATACACACTGCAGAGATTACATCAATATATTATCAGGAAATTATTTTCTTGTGAACAAAGATATCAAGGATCCATACCATCAAGATAAAGCATAGAGATCACGCAGTTGTGAAATGATAAACCAAGAGTGCATTGTACAATTTGTCAAAAGGTGCCAAGTGATATGACACTTTAAATATATACAGTGAAACATCAGATTTTATTTGGCATGATATCCAAAACTACtgggaaatgaaaatgcaaataaGAAAAATAATGTGCTCAGGTTTAGGGCTGAAGAATGTTACTATTCAAAACTTTCCAAACTAAAAACACTTGGAGCTAGCTTTTACCCTTAACGATGATGTAGCTTCAGCCTGAAAATACCAAAATAAATTGGTAATCATAAATGTAAAGAGTAGACTAAGAGGAGAAAATCCCATAGCATATTTGATAAAAATTCAGTAAAATGGAAATAGCCatttgaatgcagtatgtttACTCCTGTTCGATTATCTGACGGCTCTAGGACACTGAAATTTTTGTTTGTGACCACAATTCAAAGAAATTAGCTGCTTCAGTATCACTCTTTCCTATTCCCTCCAAGTTCATCTCCTTTATCATCCCAGTTCTAATACTAAATATGACCATGTCAACAAAGACAGGAAACATTTACTTCATTCTTATTTTCTTCAGTATCATGTTGCGAAATATTTTTGACTATTTATCTTGATGCTTCAGTCTCAAGTTATGTGTTAGTTATGTCGTAAAGCTCTATTCATGTTTACGTGTTACCCAAAATCTTCTGCATTACTGTTTACATGCTGCCAGAGAAACAAAACCAGATTCTTAATCTATTTACACGTCAGTTTAAACTTAATTAACTTTAAAACACCAAATTTGGTAACAGTCAAGGAATGTTTTAGTGATaagttgaagaaatgtctccctcatttccattttaaattgacccccactaattctaaggctgtgcccacgggtcctagtattcccacctgatggaaacaaattcccaatgtccactctttcTTAGCCATGCAttaccttgtaagtttctattagatctcccctcaaccttctaaactttaatgaatacaatcccaggatcctcagctgttcatcgtatgttaggcctaccagtCCAGGGATCAGCCACGTggatctccgctggacacgttcagTACCAGTATGTCTtttctgaggtgtggggcccaaaattggacacaatattctaaatggggcctaaccagagctttataaagtctcagtagcacat
Proteins encoded in this region:
- the samtor gene encoding S-adenosylmethionine sensor upstream of mTORC1, producing MEEADGYLGVRLTERAAPSGLVSKQAVAASEGDRKREQEKLSGVVKNVHRKLRKKYREVGDFDKIWREHCEDEETLSEYAVAMKNLADNHWAKSCEGEGRIEWCRSVCQEYFLNGGMKRVLEKDEKRARLAIAMATPTFNVQASEKKDDYSASNGILMNLDASISNLVCFSGKIRLLDVGSCFNPFLKFDEFLAVGIDIVPAVESVYKCDFLNLQLQQPLQLAQDAINAFLRQLKNPIDSLPGELFHVVVFSLLLSYFPAPYQRWICCKKAHELLALHGLLLIITPDSSHQNRHAYMIKSWKTAIESLGFKRYKYVKFSHMHLLAFRKISLQTTSDLVSRNYPEMLFIPQDFNNIDEEEHSDASHQDRSEMEDDQIAYSFLELPDAPYDSDSGESQASSIPFHEIDEPVLLLS